The Candidatus Deferrimicrobiaceae bacterium nucleotide sequence ACGCAATTCACCGGGGACATTCCTGATTCATCCCCGGGATGCGGGAGAGGAGTGTCCCCGCCCAACGCTCCGCGGAACCCCCCGCATCGCCCCGGGTCCCCGGTTGCCGGCACCCTCGCAACGGGGCGCGCCGTGGGCGGAGCAGGCCGAAGGAGGAGGGCGGAGTGAGGTTAAGCGCAGCCGTGCGGATCCATCGCACGGCGAGCCACGAACGGAGCCCCCTCCGAGGCCGCGGAGCCGATCAAGGGCGCCCTCGCGTCGGAGCGCAGCCGTGCGGGTTCACCGCACGGCGAGCCACGAACGAAGTCCCCCCTCCGAGGCGGCGGAGCCGATCCCGGGCACCCTGCGATGTGCCTCAGCGCAGCATCTCGAGGAACGCCTGGATCCGGATCTTCGTCCGGCCGTCGAGGGGTCCCGGTTCGTCGCCCTCCAGCGTGAGGACCGGCAGGTCGACCTCCTCGCGGAGCAGGATGTCCTCGATCTGCCGGAAGCAGAACGACTGGACGTAGTGGACCACCCCGCGCGCTTGCCGTCGGGCGACTTCCCCGCGAATGTCCTTGAGACGCTCGAAGAAGGAGTAGGGGTAGGTGTATTCCCGGTACTGCTCGGTGAGCGACCGCGTGGCCTGCGGCATCGCGAACTGCCGCTGCACCTCGTTCAAAACCGCCCGCCCCCCCGCCTCCTCGAAGAAGGCGTGCAGCCCCGAGGTGATCGGCGGGACGCCGACGAAGGCGATCGGGACCAGGTCGCGCCGGGCCGGCCGGCGCCGCGCTTCGGCGAGGAAGGCGAGGGCCCTGCGCTCGTACCCTTCCGGGTCCCCTTCGAAGTCCGAGCAGGAAACGAGCCACAGGTGGTTCTCCTCTCCCGTCACCTTCCCCTCCCGCCAGGTCAGCCGGTCGATCTCGAGGGCCGCCTGGCGGACGGCGTCGAGCTTTTTCTTCTCGGTCTCCGCGCGGGCCATCGTCGTGCCGAACCGGCGGGCCATCTTCCGGATTTCGAGGGAAAGGGCCCGGGGGTCCCGGTCGTACGGGAAAGCGAAGGGGGTGACGTTCACCCCCCGGTACTGGAGCACCTCCATGAGCGCCTGGGTGAAGCTGCAGTCTCCCCGGGAGACGGCGATCACGTCGGTTACGCCGTGCGTGCGGACGACCCCGTAGATCCCCTTGACCCAGCCGCAGCTGTTCCGCGGGAAGCCGTCGGCTTCGGCGAGCCGGACATACCGGGAGGGGTCGGGCGAGGCGATGAAGAGGTTGTTGAGGTCGACGGGGGTGTGCCCCGCGGCGTACAGGACCTCGACCGGGATCGTGGTGGTGAAGCCGACGCGCGTGATGTCAGTCCCCTCGGATGAAGAGGAAGTAGATCAGAACGGCCACGACCAGGACCGAGCCGATCACGAACACCCCCATGTTCATATCCAGGGAGGTCCTCCCCTCGCCGAGCCTCGAGTATCGGACGACGGCCACCAGAGCTGCCACGCCGAAGAGGGAAAGAGCCAGGAACCGCCACCGCATGAAGAGGGAGATCAGGAAAAGCGCGCCGGCGGCGAACATGACCCGGGGATCGGACGCGATCTGCAGGATATGCGTATCGATCAGGAAATCGACGATTCCGCGCAAGGCTTCCCTCCTTTTCCGGTCGTTTGGTTGACAAGGATACGATAGCGTCTTAAGGTAGGAAAATCAAAGAATTAGGGGGGGGTGTGGATCGGCCGGTCGGGGTGTTCGATTCGGGAGTGGGAGGATTGACCGTCCTCCGCGAACTGGCGAGGGCCCTTCCCGGCGAGCGGTTTCTCTACCTCGGGGATACGGCCCGGGTCCCGTACGGGACCAAATCGGGGGAGACCGTCACCCGGTATTCCATCGAGATCGCCAACTACCTCATCACGCATCACGACATCAAGATGCTCGTGGTGGCGTGCAACACGGCTTCGTCCCTCGCCCTGCCCGTTCTCCGGAAGATCTACAAGATTCCCGTGGTGGGGATGGTGGACCCTTGCGTGCGCCGCGCCGCCTCTTTGCCGCACAGGGAGAGGATCGGAGTAATCGGGACCGCCGGCACGATTCGTTCGGGAGCGTACGAGCAGGCGATTCGCGCCGCCGTTCCCGCCGCCCGCGTCGTCAGCGTGCCGTGTCCCCTCCTTGTCGCCCTGGCGGAGGAAGGGTGGGTCGAAACGGCGGTGACGCGTTCCGTGATCGCCGAATACCTCGCGCCATACCGGTCGGATCCTCCGGACTCCCTCATCCTCGGGTGCACCCATTACCCCGTGCTCAAGAACTCGATCCGGGAATTCCTGGGCGGGAACACGGTGCTGATCGACTCCGGGGAGGAGTCGGCGCGTGTCGTGGATATCCTCCTTTCGGAGGGAGAAATGAAGGGGGACGGGAAGCGGCCCGGGGTTGTTTTCCTGGTCACCGACGATCCGGAGCGCTTCCGGAGCGTGGGAGAGTCGTTCTTCGGAGAAAAGATAGATCCCGTGGAGAAGGTTTCCCTGTGACCGGGCGCAACTTCCCCCCGGCTTCCGCCGAAACGTGTGGAGGGGTGTTCCGGTCCGGCCCGCCCGGGGCCGGCACCGGGAAAAGGAACGAGGTGTAACCGAACATGGGGACGTCGAAGTTCCGCGTGCTTTCGGGGTTCAATCAAAACTTCCGATACAAGGGAAAGACCTATCACATCCAGACCGAAGACAGCGGCCGGGGCAACGCGGCGATCATGACCCACGTCTATCTCGGCGGGGTGATCCTGTCCACCGCCCGGCAGACGTACCATGATCTGCTCTCCCTGCCGGACTGGGAAAACCTCCTCCGCGAACGGATGAAGGTGCAGCACCTCGGGGAGATCCGCAAATTGTTCTCCGGAACCTTCGAGCCGCAGGTGGGAAACCCGGCGGGCGATGATTGAGGCGTTCCGCGTCGGCGCCGTCTCGCGGGGGCGGACCCTCTGGGAGGGGCTTGACCTTGCCGCGGGGGACGGCGAGATCTGGGTCGTAACCGGCCCCCCTGCCTGCGGGAAGACGCTCCTGATGCGGATTCTGCGCGGGGAGAGGCGGCCCGACTCCGGGGATGTCGTCGCGGGGGGGGAGTCCCTGTACCGGGGAAGCCCGGGACATAACCTGCGCTTTCGCGCCTTTTCGGGTATGGTGCCGGAATATCTCCCCGTCCCGCCGGGAAGGACCGTGGGGGACCTCTTTCGCCTCTCCGCGCTCGCCGCGGGGGGTGTGGTTGCCGCGGAGAGAACGAGGCGGATGGAGGAACTGCTCGCGATCGTGGGGCTTCCCGGGGTGGAGGGAGCGGAGGTTTCGTCCCTCTCGGCATCGGAGCGGGCCAGGGCCGCGCTCGCGGTGGAACTTTTCCGGAGCCCGAAGTATCTCTTTCTCGATATGCTTCTTGCCAACGCGGGAAGGGAGTGGGAGGAAAGGCTCTGGGGCTTGTTCCGGGCGCTGGCCAAGGAGGAGAAAACGATTCTCCTGATGGAGCGCCGCCTGCCCGACCGGTGGCAGGGGGCGAAGGAAATCCTCTCCCTGTCCGCGGGGCCCTTTACCTGGTCCCGGATGGCCGCTTTTCCGCCGCAGCGGCAAGGCGCGCCTGCGGCCCCCGCCCCGTCGGGCGTCCCGGGAGACCGGCCCGGTGGAGAGGCCGGGGGGGACGGGACGCCGGGGCAGGACGGGCCGGCCCGGGAAGCGACGAAGGGGGAGGAATGAGCGGTCCCTCGCTGTGGTGGATCGACTGGAGCCTGCACGGGAAACCGATGCGGCGGGAGACCGTCGGCCGGTTCCTGCTCTGTTTTTTCGTGGCCTCGTATTTCCTGGCGATGCTTCTGTCGGGGGGGGGCAACCGGTTTCTCTCCGCGCAGTACACGATGACCGTCATCCTGCGCGGAGGCGTCCCCGACGAGGAGGGGGAAGGTATCGGGGGGAAGGTCGCCGCGTTGCCCCAGGTCCGGGAGGCGAATTACCGGAACCCGGAACAGGCATGGAAGGAGTTCCTTGCGGCCTACCCGGGGCTCGAATCGGTTCGGAGCGCCGGGAAGAACCCCCTTCCGGGGTATGTGGAGATACGCCTTCGGCCCGGGGGGATGTCCGAAGAGGGGATCGGGGGAGTCCGGGATGCGATCGAGCCCCTTCCCCAGGTCGAGAAGATCCTTTCGGGCGGGGACGTCATGGCGAGCCTCCTGCGGATGAAGCGGTGGGCCAACGCCGTTCTCTGGGGCGGCTTCGCCCTGGCGTGCGTCGTGTTCGCGATCGTTCTCGGGATGCAGGAGAAGGCCCGGGCGGCCAGGCTTGCCCCCGAAGTCTCCTTCCTCGCGGACAGGGGGGTTCCGGGAGGAAGGATCGCCGCGAGGCGGGCCGCCGGCGCGTTCGTCGCCGGGGGGCTGCTCGCCTTTCTTGCCGCCGGCGCGTCCTGCGCCGCTATGTTCTTCCTGTCCGGCCGCTTCTCTTTCGTGCGCGTCGCGGTGGGCCCCGCGCAGGAGTTGCAGGACGCGCGGGTTGCCCTTCCCGCGGCCCTGTTCCTTCTGTCCGCCGCGATTCTCCAGGCGCTGGCCTCTCTTGCCGGGTGGCGCGCGGCTTTTCCCAAGGGAAGATGACGGTTTT carries:
- a CDS encoding 2-hydroxyacyl-CoA dehydratase, which translates into the protein MTRVGFTTTIPVEVLYAAGHTPVDLNNLFIASPDPSRYVRLAEADGFPRNSCGWVKGIYGVVRTHGVTDVIAVSRGDCSFTQALMEVLQYRGVNVTPFAFPYDRDPRALSLEIRKMARRFGTTMARAETEKKKLDAVRQAALEIDRLTWREGKVTGEENHLWLVSCSDFEGDPEGYERRALAFLAEARRRPARRDLVPIAFVGVPPITSGLHAFFEEAGGRAVLNEVQRQFAMPQATRSLTEQYREYTYPYSFFERLKDIRGEVARRQARGVVHYVQSFCFRQIEDILLREEVDLPVLTLEGDEPGPLDGRTKIRIQAFLEMLR
- the murI gene encoding glutamate racemase translates to MDRPVGVFDSGVGGLTVLRELARALPGERFLYLGDTARVPYGTKSGETVTRYSIEIANYLITHHDIKMLVVACNTASSLALPVLRKIYKIPVVGMVDPCVRRAASLPHRERIGVIGTAGTIRSGAYEQAIRAAVPAARVVSVPCPLLVALAEEGWVETAVTRSVIAEYLAPYRSDPPDSLILGCTHYPVLKNSIREFLGGNTVLIDSGEESARVVDILLSEGEMKGDGKRPGVVFLVTDDPERFRSVGESFFGEKIDPVEKVSL
- a CDS encoding ATP-binding cassette domain-containing protein; its protein translation is MIEAFRVGAVSRGRTLWEGLDLAAGDGEIWVVTGPPACGKTLLMRILRGERRPDSGDVVAGGESLYRGSPGHNLRFRAFSGMVPEYLPVPPGRTVGDLFRLSALAAGGVVAAERTRRMEELLAIVGLPGVEGAEVSSLSASERARAALAVELFRSPKYLFLDMLLANAGREWEERLWGLFRALAKEEKTILLMERRLPDRWQGAKEILSLSAGPFTWSRMAAFPPQRQGAPAAPAPSGVPGDRPGGEAGGDGTPGQDGPAREATKGEE
- a CDS encoding permease-like cell division protein FtsX produces the protein MSGPSLWWIDWSLHGKPMRRETVGRFLLCFFVASYFLAMLLSGGGNRFLSAQYTMTVILRGGVPDEEGEGIGGKVAALPQVREANYRNPEQAWKEFLAAYPGLESVRSAGKNPLPGYVEIRLRPGGMSEEGIGGVRDAIEPLPQVEKILSGGDVMASLLRMKRWANAVLWGGFALACVVFAIVLGMQEKARAARLAPEVSFLADRGVPGGRIAARRAAGAFVAGGLLAFLAAGASCAAMFFLSGRFSFVRVAVGPAQELQDARVALPAALFLLSAAILQALASLAGWRAAFPKGR